Proteins found in one Triticum aestivum cultivar Chinese Spring chromosome 4D, IWGSC CS RefSeq v2.1, whole genome shotgun sequence genomic segment:
- the LOC100415844 gene encoding oxalate oxidase GF-2.8-like: protein MGCSKTLVAGLFAMLFLAPAVLATDPDPLQDFCVADLDGKVVSVNGHTCKPMSEAGDDFLFSSKLAKAGNTSTPNGSAVTELDVAEWPGTNTLGVSMNRVDFAPRGTNPPHIHPRATEIGIVMKGELLVGILGSLDSGNRLYSRVVRAGETFLIPRGLMHFQFNVGKTEASMVVSFNSQNPGIVFVPLTLFGSNPPIPTPVLTKALRVEAGVVELLKSKFTAGF from the coding sequence ATGGGGTGCTCCAAAACCCTAGTAGCTGGCCTGTTTGCCATGCTATTCCTAGCCCCGGCCGTCCTGGCCACCGACCCTGATCCTCTCCAGGACTTCTGCGTCGCCGACCTCGACGGCAAGGTGGTCTCGGTTAACGGGCACACGTGCAAGCCCATGTCTGAGGCCGGCGACGACTTCCTCTTCTCGTCCAAGCTGGCCAAGGCCGGCAACACGTCCACCCCGAACGGCTCCGCCGTGACGGAGCTCGACGTGGCTGAGTGGCCCGGTACGAACACGCTGGGTGTGTCCATGAACCGCGTGGACTTTGCGCCTAGAGGCACCAACCCGCCACACATCCACCCGCGTGCCACCGAGATCGGCATCGTGATGAAAGGTGAGCTCCTTGTGGGAATTCTCGGCAGCCTCGACTCCGGGAACAGACTCTACTCCAGGGTGGTGCGCGCCGGAGAGACCTTCCTCATCCCCCGTGGCCTCATGCACTTCCAGTTCAACGTCGGTAAGACCGAGGCCTCCATGGTCGTCTCCTTCAACAGCCAGAACCCCGGCATCGTCTTCGTGCCGCTCACTCTCTTCGGCTCCAATCCTCCTATTCCGACGCCGGTGCTCACCAAGGCGCTCCGAGTGGAGGCCGGGGTCGTGGAACTTCTCAAGTCCAAGTTCACCGCTGGGTTTTAA